A single Armatimonadia bacterium DNA region contains:
- a CDS encoding tetratricopeptide repeat protein, producing MAKAQAAVAKQPTPANYLALGNAYIDQKAYNDAYVALKKAAELAPKDAEIAYKLSEANLYLADADNGIKMAQAAIAINPKQAKYYDLLARHLLLKGKPAEAIPELQKALDLDPRDPSPRLNMVSAHLLNGDKKMALDAARDAVGVAPDNAPAHTVYGELLDQAGRRKEAADQLRTAVRLDDKDARPFLVLSTLLIADPNSLEEARTVAKKAAELDPGDGTAATVAALALYRMGKPTEGLREMDTAVRANPRNFRIWLLMARLLREQGQTDMAKVALQNAYRTAPRVPLTPEQRQKVREEASKAGKTKDGRPVAIDVGKVLGDMPQGNAGTGGPSEAANSTTAGGTP from the coding sequence GTGGCCAAGGCTCAGGCGGCCGTCGCGAAGCAGCCGACACCGGCCAACTACCTGGCCCTGGGCAACGCCTATATCGACCAGAAGGCCTACAACGACGCCTACGTGGCCCTCAAGAAGGCGGCCGAGTTGGCGCCCAAGGACGCCGAGATCGCCTACAAGCTATCTGAGGCTAACCTGTACCTTGCCGACGCAGACAACGGCATCAAGATGGCTCAGGCGGCCATCGCCATCAACCCTAAGCAGGCCAAGTACTACGACCTGCTCGCTCGTCATCTGCTGCTCAAGGGCAAGCCTGCCGAGGCAATCCCCGAGCTGCAGAAGGCCCTTGACCTGGACCCGCGCGACCCGTCGCCCCGACTGAACATGGTCAGCGCTCACCTGCTCAACGGTGACAAGAAGATGGCCCTCGACGCCGCTCGCGACGCGGTCGGTGTGGCCCCGGACAATGCGCCGGCTCACACGGTCTATGGTGAGCTTCTGGATCAGGCCGGGCGCCGCAAGGAGGCCGCGGACCAGTTGCGTACGGCGGTCCGCCTCGACGACAAAGACGCCCGACCTTTCCTCGTTCTCTCCACCCTCCTCATAGCCGATCCCAATAGCCTCGAGGAGGCCCGAACGGTCGCCAAGAAGGCCGCCGAACTCGACCCCGGGGACGGCACTGCCGCTACTGTCGCCGCACTTGCCCTGTACCGCATGGGCAAGCCGACAGAGGGCCTGCGCGAGATGGACACCGCCGTGCGAGCCAATCCGCGCAACTTCCGCATCTGGCTCCTGATGGCTCGTCTGCTCCGGGAGCAGGGCCAGACGGATATGGCCAAGGTCGCCCTTCAGAATGCCTATCGCACCGCGCCGCGCGTACCACTCACTCCGGAACAGCGGCAGAAGGTTCGTGAGGAGGCGTCCAAGGCGGGCAAGACCAAGGACGGGCGTCCTGTGGCCATTGACGTCGGGAAGGTCCTCGGCGACATGCCGCAGGGCAACGCCGGCACAGGCGGCCCCTCCGAAGCCGCGAACTCGACCACAGCAGGGGGCACGCCGTGA
- a CDS encoding polysaccharide deacetylase family protein, with protein MPLARLIALICLITAATPLLADGEIVDALDASLSCLSVDAPVTGARVMLDGGLIGYTPLHLALAPAGLHRIAVLAEGYETWTMAIDLPLGSVTHIDAPLVRGQSTAPVGPTRAADPAVPEALVASVSTPTGPLAQAFNEVSDRPVEPADTPPTATTSKEPAAPAKTPAVQALSELPAGKLWPKYPTPTRYAALTFDDFPMTWSADQLLEILRTRAVRATFFVIGHKGQGGEAWLQQAVADGHTLGNHSFEHQRMDRFDAQTAAADMSRCNVVIDSAVGTYPRFFRPPGGRASPALRQAAASLGMKLVLWNSASEDYEDPPPTKVVEDVLKNCGDRQFAVIALHDGSASTLQALPRIIHELRMRRYRLVTLEELYARIGQ; from the coding sequence ATGCCTCTCGCCCGCCTGATAGCCCTGATTTGCCTGATCACCGCTGCGACTCCGCTCCTCGCTGACGGCGAGATTGTGGATGCGCTCGATGCGTCCCTCAGTTGCCTCTCCGTGGACGCGCCCGTCACGGGTGCCCGGGTGATGCTGGACGGGGGCCTGATCGGGTACACGCCGCTACATCTTGCGCTGGCGCCTGCGGGGCTCCATCGCATTGCCGTCCTTGCCGAGGGCTACGAGACCTGGACCATGGCGATCGACCTGCCCCTCGGCTCCGTCACCCATATAGATGCACCTCTCGTCCGAGGACAGTCCACAGCGCCCGTCGGCCCGACCAGGGCAGCGGATCCCGCTGTGCCTGAGGCGCTGGTCGCCAGTGTCTCGACGCCGACCGGCCCGCTCGCGCAGGCCTTCAACGAAGTCAGCGATCGCCCGGTAGAACCAGCCGACACCCCGCCGACTGCGACCACCTCGAAAGAGCCTGCAGCTCCCGCAAAGACGCCGGCAGTCCAGGCTCTGTCGGAGTTGCCGGCCGGTAAGCTCTGGCCGAAGTACCCGACGCCGACCCGCTATGCCGCGCTCACCTTCGACGACTTCCCCATGACCTGGAGTGCCGACCAACTCCTGGAGATACTGCGCACTCGCGCCGTCCGGGCCACCTTCTTCGTGATCGGCCACAAGGGCCAGGGAGGGGAAGCCTGGCTGCAGCAGGCGGTCGCAGACGGCCACACCCTCGGCAACCACTCCTTCGAGCACCAGCGGATGGACCGCTTCGACGCCCAGACGGCGGCTGCCGACATGAGCCGCTGCAACGTGGTCATCGACTCGGCCGTCGGCACCTATCCGAGGTTCTTCCGTCCTCCGGGCGGCCGTGCGAGTCCTGCTCTGCGACAGGCCGCCGCTTCCCTGGGCATGAAGCTGGTGCTCTGGAACTCGGCGTCCGAGGACTACGAGGACCCACCACCCACGAAGGTCGTGGAGGATGTCCTCAAGAACTGCGGAGACCGCCAGTTCGCCGTCATAGCCCTCCACGACGGCAGCGCGTCGACCCTGCAGGCGCTCCCACGGATCATCCATGAGCTGCGCATGAGGCGCTACCGGCTCGTGACCCTCGAGGAGCTGTACGCCCGCATCGGGCAGTGA
- a CDS encoding UvrD-helicase domain-containing protein gives MTPNLRQPADHEARLQATEGIDRDLFLDAGAGAGKTSLLVNHYLHILEATPSLSPHDIIAATFTKKAAGEMKERLRGKCRELAAHENGDRWRRAARELETAPIDTIHGLCSRFLHDSAIAAGLDPGFGVIEGPEQALLLEKCVRRCLLSRLDANVSTAAEIVADRRLDGACTTVVSLIDQRARYGWLWQEGSVHLDAEALWKSWCDALPQQQGEALSELVASPEWADATSELENCTGADPKDKLEQIRLGILGRVRQIEDVTKTIAERFELLPHLGKGSTNAGQKGLWPSEEALARAKACIKQFTNSAEGLVRQRVDEVRKLELLPEHERLAGLTAALMTETAAAAQAYEEAKQDLAVLDFTDLQIRVSELWDRRPEILAQYQSRIRHVLLDEFQDTDDLQMKILWPLADRGAHRFVVGDVKQSIYRFRNADVTVFNRTRDRMTEADPRSLERLTVNFRSRPALIAFFNDLFSHDAVMGSERKEEYEAFYEPLTSHREVPEEQAVEFHFLVGDKDSADGSGSLAERMRTLEAERLARRLRDAVEQGELLVATPGDDGTEVARPVRYGDCAVLFRATTDLGIYEQALRDQHVPYHVLSGRGFFRRQEVQDVLNCLRAVENGQDEVALVGTLRGPLFALSDETLFWLSRLPGGWWERLQMAGAGIATHGSEVDWRPPLSHLSEAEGRKVVFAADSLQRLRTLKNRLRLSQLISEVLETTGLSATLAGLFNGPQMVSNLRKLAEIAAQYERSGDYSLRDFVAYLNEMDLREERESDAPVAEEGSDVVKLLTIHSAKGLEWPVVIVPDLARKSTHNQLPGAITLRLHPKLGLVARGHRDEKVEWPPQAQLLQRRNEDEDLAELRRLYYVAYTRARDHLILSAGIADKSRDKAKDPVAWICDALGIRLDEPTDSVITGPGWQGRLQILQPLGETEATSSPEASSPSPEEPAKTAAPPVTDLRPVLARCRQLEPDHAAKHRFHATELTTYSLCPRRYALRYLLGVPEEAPCAPSFAPDEALSPIELGEIVHRLLRIVGSGGKDRLETVLAEGLALDAPLARRARLSMDHLRGLVERYLESDLYADLVAPAQRLRTEMTLLFSVPDPPVLFEGKVDALVEDAQGHLHLLDFKTGRHNPEAESEHRLQLGLYCAAVQSVGTGNLDSATIVYLSDAGLQLAKCDPVATAREALDRGLEAVRGIRRGSFGKVSDDRCTLCRLRWACEGRELV, from the coding sequence ATGACACCGAACCTGCGCCAACCTGCCGACCATGAGGCCCGCCTTCAGGCCACGGAGGGCATCGATCGCGACCTGTTCCTCGACGCCGGCGCCGGTGCCGGGAAAACCAGTCTGCTGGTCAACCACTACCTGCATATCCTTGAGGCCACGCCGAGCCTGAGCCCGCACGACATCATCGCCGCGACCTTCACCAAGAAAGCGGCGGGCGAGATGAAGGAGCGGCTCCGCGGGAAGTGCCGGGAGCTCGCAGCCCACGAGAACGGCGACCGTTGGCGTCGAGCCGCCCGGGAGCTGGAGACCGCTCCCATCGACACCATCCACGGCCTCTGCAGTCGCTTCCTCCACGACAGCGCAATCGCCGCCGGTCTCGACCCCGGCTTTGGCGTCATCGAGGGCCCTGAGCAAGCCCTGCTGCTGGAGAAGTGCGTGCGTCGTTGCCTGCTGTCGCGGCTGGATGCCAACGTGAGCACTGCCGCCGAGATCGTCGCCGACCGACGTCTCGACGGCGCCTGCACGACCGTGGTGTCGCTCATCGACCAACGAGCGCGCTACGGATGGCTGTGGCAGGAAGGCTCCGTCCACCTTGACGCCGAGGCCCTGTGGAAGTCCTGGTGCGACGCCCTGCCTCAGCAGCAGGGGGAGGCTCTCTCCGAGCTGGTCGCCTCGCCCGAGTGGGCCGACGCGACCTCTGAGCTGGAGAACTGTACCGGTGCCGACCCGAAGGACAAGCTCGAACAGATCCGCCTCGGCATCCTGGGGCGGGTGCGCCAGATCGAGGACGTGACCAAGACCATCGCCGAGAGGTTCGAGCTGCTGCCCCATCTCGGCAAGGGGAGCACCAATGCCGGTCAGAAGGGGCTGTGGCCCAGCGAAGAGGCACTTGCTCGTGCGAAGGCCTGCATCAAGCAGTTCACCAACAGCGCCGAGGGCTTGGTCCGTCAACGTGTCGACGAGGTGCGTAAGCTCGAGCTTCTCCCAGAGCACGAGCGGCTGGCCGGCCTCACCGCAGCCCTGATGACGGAGACCGCGGCGGCTGCCCAGGCCTACGAGGAGGCCAAGCAGGACCTCGCGGTCCTCGACTTCACCGACCTCCAGATACGGGTTTCCGAGCTCTGGGACCGGCGGCCCGAGATCCTGGCTCAGTACCAGTCGCGAATCCGCCACGTGCTCCTTGACGAGTTCCAGGACACCGACGATCTGCAGATGAAGATCCTGTGGCCGCTCGCCGACCGCGGCGCACACCGCTTCGTAGTTGGCGACGTGAAGCAGTCCATCTACCGCTTCCGCAACGCCGACGTCACCGTCTTCAACCGCACGCGCGACAGGATGACCGAGGCCGATCCGCGATCCCTGGAGAGGCTGACCGTGAACTTCCGCTCCAGGCCCGCCCTCATCGCCTTCTTCAATGACCTGTTCTCCCACGACGCCGTGATGGGCTCCGAGCGCAAGGAGGAGTACGAGGCCTTCTATGAGCCGCTGACGAGTCACCGTGAGGTCCCGGAGGAGCAGGCCGTCGAGTTCCACTTCCTGGTCGGCGACAAGGACTCCGCTGACGGATCGGGGAGCCTGGCGGAGCGGATGCGAACCCTCGAAGCGGAGCGTCTGGCCCGTCGCCTGCGCGATGCGGTGGAGCAGGGCGAGTTGTTGGTGGCGACGCCGGGTGACGACGGCACGGAGGTCGCCCGGCCGGTGCGCTATGGTGATTGTGCTGTGCTGTTCCGCGCCACAACCGACCTGGGCATCTACGAGCAGGCCTTGCGAGATCAGCACGTTCCCTATCATGTCCTGTCCGGTCGTGGGTTCTTCCGACGCCAGGAGGTGCAGGACGTCCTCAACTGCCTGCGGGCGGTGGAGAACGGTCAGGACGAGGTCGCGCTGGTCGGTACCCTTCGCGGGCCCCTCTTCGCGCTCAGTGACGAGACCCTCTTCTGGCTCAGTCGCCTTCCGGGAGGCTGGTGGGAGCGTCTGCAGATGGCCGGCGCCGGTATCGCCACCCACGGCTCGGAGGTGGACTGGCGGCCGCCCTTGTCCCACCTCAGCGAGGCCGAGGGGCGCAAGGTAGTCTTCGCGGCAGACAGTCTTCAGCGCCTTCGCACCCTCAAGAACCGCCTGCGACTGTCACAGCTTATCAGTGAAGTCCTCGAGACCACCGGTCTGTCGGCCACCCTTGCCGGCCTGTTCAATGGGCCCCAGATGGTCTCGAACCTGCGCAAGCTCGCCGAGATTGCAGCCCAGTACGAGCGCTCCGGCGACTACAGCCTGCGCGACTTCGTGGCCTACCTCAACGAGATGGACCTCCGTGAGGAGCGCGAAAGCGACGCTCCCGTCGCGGAGGAAGGCAGTGACGTCGTCAAGCTGCTCACGATCCACTCCGCCAAGGGCCTGGAGTGGCCGGTCGTGATCGTGCCGGACCTCGCCCGCAAGTCCACGCACAACCAACTCCCGGGCGCCATCACGCTCCGCCTACACCCCAAGCTCGGCCTCGTAGCGCGAGGGCACAGGGATGAGAAGGTTGAGTGGCCGCCACAGGCACAGCTCCTTCAGCGGCGCAATGAAGACGAGGACCTCGCGGAGTTGCGACGACTGTATTACGTGGCCTACACCCGGGCGCGGGATCACCTGATCCTGTCGGCCGGGATTGCCGACAAGTCCCGGGACAAGGCCAAGGACCCCGTCGCCTGGATCTGCGACGCCCTGGGCATCCGCCTCGACGAGCCCACAGACTCGGTCATCACCGGCCCGGGCTGGCAGGGCCGACTGCAGATCCTGCAGCCCCTCGGCGAGACCGAGGCAACCTCGTCGCCGGAAGCCTCATCGCCGTCGCCGGAGGAACCAGCCAAGACCGCTGCACCGCCGGTTACTGATCTGCGGCCTGTCCTGGCGCGTTGTCGGCAGCTAGAGCCCGACCATGCCGCCAAGCACAGGTTCCATGCCACCGAGCTGACCACTTACAGCCTCTGTCCGCGGCGGTATGCCCTGCGCTATCTGTTGGGTGTCCCGGAAGAGGCGCCTTGTGCCCCTTCCTTTGCACCCGACGAGGCACTCTCTCCCATCGAACTAGGCGAGATCGTCCACCGGCTCCTGCGAATCGTGGGCAGCGGAGGCAAGGACCGCCTGGAGACTGTGCTTGCCGAGGGTCTTGCGCTGGATGCACCCCTGGCACGGAGGGCCCGACTGAGCATGGACCACCTGCGCGGTCTGGTGGAAAGATACCTGGAAAGCGACCTCTACGCAGACCTCGTAGCACCGGCCCAGCGTTTGCGCACGGAGATGACGCTTCTGTTCTCCGTGCCGGACCCACCCGTCTTGTTCGAGGGCAAGGTGGATGCGCTGGTCGAGGACGCCCAGGGCCACCTGCACTTGCTCGACTTCAAGACCGGCCGGCACAATCCGGAGGCGGAGAGTGAGCACCGGCTCCAGCTTGGCCTGTACTGCGCCGCCGTGCAGTCTGTGGGCACGGGGAACCTTGACTCGGCGACCATTGTATACTTAAGTGATGCGGGGCTTCAGCTTGCGAAGTGTGACCCCGTAGCGACCGCTCGGGAGGCCCTCGACCGGGGTCTCGAGGCCGTCCGGGGGATCCGTCGCGGGAGCTTCGGGAAGGTCAGCGACGACCGCTGCACGCTTTGCCGCCTTCGCTGGGCCTGTGAGGGTCGCGAGCTGGTCTGA
- a CDS encoding ATP-binding cassette domain-containing protein: MPAELDAIIQVRNLCYEIGGRQILEDLSFEVYRGETFGVMGMSGSGKSTLLKNLMGLVRATSGEIVIDGQHITGLSESELMKPRAKMGMCFQYAALFDSMTVGENVAFGLRRRGELTDEEIDTRVRGLLGEVGLGESRDRMPAELSGGMRKRVGIARALALEPALLLYDEPSAGLDPITAAVIDRLITKLGDRMGVTSVVVTHEVEELFSISDRVMMIHDHRIVACDTPERMRTTGNLIVQQFVRGQAEGPIQV, from the coding sequence ATGCCGGCTGAACTCGATGCGATCATCCAGGTGCGGAACCTGTGCTATGAAATCGGGGGACGGCAGATTCTGGAGGATCTCTCCTTTGAGGTGTACCGGGGCGAGACCTTCGGCGTGATGGGGATGTCGGGGTCGGGGAAGAGCACGCTGCTCAAGAACCTGATGGGACTTGTGCGGGCGACCAGCGGCGAGATTGTGATCGACGGTCAGCATATCACTGGATTGAGCGAAAGCGAGCTCATGAAGCCGCGCGCCAAGATGGGGATGTGCTTTCAGTACGCGGCGCTGTTTGACTCCATGACGGTTGGGGAGAACGTCGCCTTCGGGCTGCGGCGTCGGGGCGAGTTGACGGACGAGGAGATCGACACCAGAGTACGCGGCCTGCTGGGTGAGGTGGGGCTGGGCGAGAGCAGGGACAGGATGCCTGCGGAACTGTCCGGCGGGATGCGGAAGCGAGTGGGAATCGCCCGAGCTCTCGCGCTGGAACCCGCCCTTCTGCTCTACGATGAGCCCAGCGCAGGCCTGGACCCGATCACAGCGGCTGTGATCGATCGGCTGATCACGAAGCTCGGCGACCGGATGGGCGTCACCTCCGTAGTGGTGACACATGAGGTGGAGGAGCTCTTCTCGATCAGCGACCGAGTGATGATGATTCACGATCACCGGATCGTCGCGTGCGATACGCCCGAACGGATGAGGACGACAGGCAACCTCATCGTACAGCAGTTCGTTCGAGGCCAGGCCGAGGGGCCGATCCAGGTATGA
- a CDS encoding ABC transporter permease, translated as MLARIGRQIIAFLAFFGEISLLHLETIRGILRGKTEYRTTVHQMAHIGVNSLPIAAVTMVLSGAVLAYHGAIETKQWGVDEYAGWFVAEIMCRELSPVLVAFVVAARAGSAMAAELGTMKVTEQIDALRALATSPVEYLVIPRYIAGLVMVPVLVFFGDLIGVLGGYAMAAASPAINERNYFAFIPGHVEPATILGGVAKALVFGVIIAIVGCHQGLKCGMASEEVGKATTRSVVYCIMLVYVADLLLAPLLFH; from the coding sequence TTGCTAGCACGTATTGGGCGGCAGATCATCGCCTTCCTGGCGTTCTTTGGCGAGATCAGTCTGCTGCATCTAGAGACCATCCGTGGGATCCTGAGGGGCAAGACCGAGTACCGCACGACCGTGCACCAGATGGCGCATATCGGTGTGAACAGCCTGCCGATTGCGGCCGTCACGATGGTTCTGTCCGGCGCGGTGCTGGCCTACCACGGAGCGATTGAGACCAAGCAATGGGGCGTCGACGAGTATGCCGGCTGGTTCGTGGCAGAGATCATGTGCCGCGAACTGTCGCCGGTTCTTGTTGCCTTTGTGGTGGCGGCGCGAGCCGGTTCGGCGATGGCGGCCGAACTGGGCACGATGAAGGTTACTGAGCAGATCGATGCTCTGCGAGCCCTTGCGACCAGCCCGGTCGAATACCTGGTGATTCCCCGGTATATCGCCGGGCTCGTAATGGTGCCGGTACTGGTGTTTTTCGGCGACCTCATCGGCGTGCTTGGCGGCTACGCGATGGCGGCGGCCTCGCCGGCGATCAATGAGCGCAACTATTTCGCCTTCATCCCGGGGCATGTGGAGCCGGCGACGATACTGGGCGGCGTGGCAAAGGCTCTCGTCTTCGGGGTCATCATCGCGATCGTGGGTTGCCACCAGGGGCTGAAGTGCGGCATGGCCTCGGAGGAAGTGGGCAAGGCCACGACGCGTTCTGTCGTCTACTGTATTATGTTGGTGTACGTAGCGGACCTGCTCCTGGCGCCCCTGCTGTTTCACTAG
- a CDS encoding PD-(D/E)XK nuclease family protein gives MSDILLLCGPTGAGKTRRLVEAYVTHADRYGDDSVALLLPTTLAVAAYSNRIARARSKGGLYDARIFTFPTLAETLLDANHRPVRRISDLQRRLLLTQLIDDLHGQGRLPYLEGVASFPGFLRAVGSILDELKRAAVDPSLFEQLTHERIPDHPVNADLIALYRAYQDHLIKRGLYDEPGAFWEARALLRDGKRRPLDRVSLLLLDGFSELTTTQMQVFEDLAAHVERCVVGLSTEAAQDSDLFAVPRRTLGRLLSLEGARVEWLEPEPDTSALQGIRSALFRFDGRRDLRSDASLRLLGAPGVVPEVRRLAREIKSLLLEGTPPSEIAVVLRDPDTYAVALRDVFSEYGLPCAITHGESLSARPVVQAVLDLLHVVADDYQAADVAKLVGNSYVSSSELLSDQAITPDDFEACVLAAHILGGGGTWARQFKVYQSRLAAERDRALQAEAEEDEENRPRSPSAIEAEVRRAEAAATLFDSLRRVLSPLERSQRLSSAVAALVQAVTTLGILEGVRNAQHDLHEIARDLSALELLFQGLREMAETAGEMGTDPVVKPADLLAHLRDYCSESRLSDGRSFDQAVSVLDAYEVRQLRFREVFLPGLIEGSFPRARRQEPFYHDDARRRLNAGSLVLEECLPQQSEESYLLYTALSCATRRVWLSYPTSDTQGQPLLRSHYVDEVLSRFEPGCAPQPELARLSEIVASPGELACTRELLEAAALDENLAPVAREVAADRWSHVQRAAAVERQRDSLHAPGVFEGVLPSLEAKATVRGLFGVDHKFSASAMACYGNCPLSFYFADVLQLSALEEPTEEAQALDLGLITHRVLRNFFRERQHGTDNFRPLTSDELEAETERLTSLVGAVFREWDTRGLVGHARLWEITRQEVEQDLQEVLLFEARHNEDPKGTPRAVWGTEIEYGEASPFTLGEGEDALLLHGRIDRIDVIPGTEPLQFVLLDYKRGQGESPAAIQHGVSFQLPLYYLAARRTAFEGLEAEGSWWAYYRVAHPVEFKYRAGQEANRNTPPIADLVDAAVWYLVHHVAALRRGEFPVIPATECDHCDFKNICRFKRQSAARKREAWEALHA, from the coding sequence GTGAGTGACATCCTCCTGCTGTGTGGCCCAACCGGCGCCGGCAAGACACGGCGCCTTGTCGAGGCTTACGTCACCCATGCCGACCGCTACGGAGACGACTCCGTCGCCCTTCTGCTGCCCACGACTCTGGCTGTGGCGGCCTACTCGAACCGGATCGCCAGGGCACGGAGCAAGGGCGGCCTCTATGACGCCCGCATCTTCACCTTCCCCACACTGGCCGAGACCCTACTTGACGCCAACCACCGTCCGGTGCGGCGGATCTCCGACCTCCAGCGTCGTCTGCTCCTGACTCAGCTCATCGACGACCTGCACGGTCAGGGCCGTCTCCCCTACCTCGAAGGAGTGGCGAGCTTCCCCGGCTTCCTGCGAGCCGTGGGGAGCATCCTCGACGAGCTGAAACGCGCTGCCGTCGACCCGTCGCTCTTCGAGCAACTCACCCACGAGCGAATTCCCGATCACCCGGTCAATGCCGATCTCATCGCCCTTTACCGCGCCTACCAGGACCACCTGATTAAGCGCGGTCTGTATGACGAGCCGGGCGCCTTCTGGGAAGCCCGAGCGCTCCTGCGGGACGGCAAGCGGCGACCGCTGGATCGCGTCAGCCTTCTCCTCCTGGATGGCTTCAGCGAGCTGACCACGACCCAGATGCAGGTCTTCGAGGACCTGGCCGCCCACGTCGAGCGTTGTGTGGTCGGTCTCTCTACCGAGGCCGCGCAGGACAGCGACCTGTTCGCAGTTCCTCGTCGGACCTTGGGGCGTCTCCTGTCCCTGGAGGGTGCAAGGGTCGAGTGGCTTGAGCCTGAGCCGGATACCTCGGCGCTCCAGGGCATCCGCAGCGCCCTCTTCCGGTTCGACGGTCGGCGGGACCTCCGCAGCGACGCCTCTCTTCGTCTTCTGGGCGCTCCCGGCGTCGTGCCGGAGGTGCGTCGTCTTGCTCGCGAGATCAAGAGTCTTCTGCTGGAGGGCACGCCGCCCTCGGAGATCGCAGTCGTCCTGCGCGATCCCGACACCTACGCCGTCGCCCTTCGCGACGTCTTCTCCGAGTATGGTCTGCCCTGCGCGATCACCCACGGCGAGTCGCTCAGCGCCCGCCCGGTGGTGCAGGCGGTTCTCGACCTCCTTCATGTGGTGGCCGACGACTACCAAGCCGCGGACGTCGCCAAGCTGGTGGGCAACAGCTACGTGAGCTCCTCCGAGCTGCTGTCCGACCAGGCGATCACGCCCGATGACTTCGAGGCCTGCGTTCTCGCCGCTCACATTCTCGGCGGAGGCGGCACCTGGGCCCGACAGTTCAAGGTCTACCAGAGTCGCCTGGCGGCGGAGAGGGATCGTGCCCTGCAGGCCGAGGCGGAGGAAGACGAGGAGAACCGACCCCGGTCCCCGTCGGCGATCGAGGCGGAGGTCAGGAGAGCCGAAGCGGCGGCCACGCTGTTTGATTCCCTGCGCCGAGTCTTGTCGCCGCTGGAGCGCTCACAGCGCCTGTCGTCGGCAGTAGCCGCCCTGGTGCAGGCCGTGACGACTCTGGGGATCCTCGAGGGCGTCAGGAACGCGCAGCACGACCTGCACGAGATCGCCCGCGACCTGAGCGCACTCGAGCTGCTCTTCCAGGGACTGCGGGAGATGGCCGAGACGGCCGGCGAGATGGGCACCGATCCCGTGGTGAAGCCCGCTGACCTCCTGGCCCATCTACGTGACTACTGCTCGGAGAGTCGCCTGTCCGACGGTCGCTCCTTCGACCAGGCGGTCAGTGTGCTGGATGCCTATGAGGTCCGTCAGTTGCGCTTCCGGGAGGTCTTTCTGCCCGGTCTCATCGAGGGTAGCTTCCCTCGGGCCCGTCGTCAGGAGCCCTTCTACCACGACGATGCCCGGCGTCGTCTCAACGCCGGCAGCCTCGTCCTCGAGGAGTGCCTGCCACAGCAGAGCGAAGAGAGCTACCTGCTGTACACTGCACTGAGCTGCGCTACCCGGCGGGTATGGCTCAGCTACCCGACCAGTGACACCCAGGGCCAGCCGCTGCTGCGCTCGCACTATGTGGACGAGGTCTTGTCGCGCTTCGAGCCGGGTTGCGCACCGCAGCCCGAGCTGGCGCGACTGTCCGAGATCGTCGCGTCACCGGGAGAGCTGGCTTGCACTCGTGAGTTGCTGGAGGCCGCCGCCCTTGATGAGAACCTCGCTCCTGTAGCCCGAGAAGTCGCGGCTGACCGCTGGAGTCACGTGCAGCGGGCCGCGGCCGTCGAGCGCCAGCGCGACTCCCTGCACGCGCCGGGAGTGTTTGAGGGTGTACTCCCGAGCCTCGAGGCCAAGGCTACCGTCCGTGGTCTCTTCGGTGTTGACCACAAGTTCAGCGCCAGTGCCATGGCCTGCTACGGCAACTGCCCGCTGAGCTTCTACTTCGCGGACGTGCTCCAACTCTCGGCACTGGAAGAGCCCACGGAGGAGGCCCAGGCGCTCGATCTTGGCCTCATCACCCACCGGGTTCTGCGCAACTTCTTCCGAGAGCGCCAGCACGGCACCGACAACTTCCGGCCGCTCACCAGCGACGAACTGGAGGCTGAGACCGAGCGGCTCACAAGCTTGGTCGGCGCAGTCTTCCGCGAGTGGGACACCCGTGGACTCGTCGGTCACGCTCGCCTGTGGGAGATCACCCGGCAGGAGGTCGAGCAGGACCTCCAGGAAGTCTTGCTCTTCGAGGCCAGGCACAACGAGGACCCCAAGGGCACGCCGCGCGCCGTCTGGGGAACGGAAATCGAATACGGAGAGGCGTCACCCTTCACTCTGGGCGAGGGCGAAGATGCACTCCTGCTCCACGGGCGGATCGACCGCATTGATGTGATACCGGGCACGGAGCCCTTGCAGTTCGTGCTCCTCGACTACAAGCGCGGACAGGGCGAGTCACCAGCCGCCATCCAGCACGGCGTCAGTTTCCAGCTTCCCCTCTACTACCTGGCCGCACGAAGGACCGCCTTCGAGGGCCTGGAAGCTGAGGGTTCCTGGTGGGCCTACTACCGGGTTGCACATCCGGTGGAGTTCAAGTACCGAGCCGGCCAGGAAGCGAACCGGAACACACCGCCGATCGCCGATCTGGTTGATGCTGCCGTGTGGTACCTGGTGCACCACGTGGCGGCCCTTCGGCGGGGCGAGTTCCCAGTGATCCCCGCCACCGAGTGCGACCACTGCGACTTCAAGAACATCTGCCGCTTCAAACGCCAGAGCGCAGCCCGCAAGCGCGAGGCCTGGGAGGCGCTGCACGCATGA